The DNA window aaaaattaatttttgaagtttttaaaatacaagTCCCGTTTAATTAatgttttctaaaaataatatagaCAAAGAGTGAGttctttaaaacaaaaaaataaaattttattattcccaaaacttttattttttgtaattttattttcaaaaaacaagATCAAACACCATAATTGTTTATTAAAaaccaattttctatttttaaaaacaataaaatattttgttaattattatgtcAACCATGCACTACTTATTTCACTCAATTAAaacgaaaaaaagaaaaaagtctcCTTACCACTTTACTCCCGAAAGTAGtagttaataaaatttaaaatgcataaaaaaaatataggaatggaatgggaatgggaataagaataggaatggaatggaataaaatttaaaatgcataaaaaaaattgataaaaaaataattaaattttttttcttgtgacattggaatggtcattccttcctttttaaaatggaatagccattccaccaaaatggtagaaagagcattccattagaatgtcattccaatactttaaaatgcaaccaaacaaatgaatggaatgaaaattgtttcctttccattccattccatttcattacctccaaccaaacgccacctaaaagTTATTCATAGCTAATTAAAAGCTGGTAATTATTTCCATGGCTCTATGAGTTTAGTCAACGCAACTTGAGACGACCCGCCATTTGCCATAGCGGCTTTGGCTTCATTCTTCATTCTCACCACTCTACTCCGGACCGACTCACCTCTTTCTGAGTTCATCAACTCATTAACTCGCTTCTCCACTTCATGAGAACTCACAAACCCATCTTCACACTCATTCATAGGCACAGCAATCTTGATTTCCTCAACCAACACCACTCTGTTAAACCTCTGTTCCGCGTAGAGAGGCCACGCCACCATTGGAACACCAGCACACACTGCTTCCAGCACCGAGTTCCAACCGCAATGACTCACAAACCCGCCTACCGAGTCATGACTCAGAACCTCCACTTGTTCTACCCAATTCTTCACCACCATTCCCTTCTCCTTAGTTCGATCCAAGAACCCGTACGGTAGCAACGAGTCTAAATCCGGGTCGGGTAGACCCGAATTAGCCACGCTGACCGGACTCCTTACCACCCACAAGAACCTCTGCCTGCTCTTCTCCAATCCAACGGCTATTTCTCTCAATTGATCAACAGTAAACGACCCCAGACTTCCGAAACAGAGGAAGACGACGCTTCGACTCGGTTGTGAGTCGAGCCAAGTAAGTGACTCGGACCGTACATTTCGTTTTCCTTCTTTGGTAAGGATCAACGGTCCGATGCAATGGATCGGAGGAGTACGGCCTTCAGGGACGCAAGAGCCGTCTAACATGGCTTTGATGGCTGTAGGCTCAAGTGAGTCAAACGTGTTCACAATGATTCCTGTAGATTCACATAAATAATTAGCGCATGCAAGAAACTGATCATAGGCCTTGTCACGACGGTCGAGCAAAGGCTTCCCCATGTCAGAAGACGGCATAGGAGGAACTCCAGGAATATCGAGGAGGATATTTTGGTCTTTGAAGCTCTTCATGGTATTTCCGTGAAGGGTGGGCAAATAAAGAAAGGCAGCTAAGTTAGAAGCCGCTGAGGTGTAGAAAATGAAACAGGGGATTTTGAGTTGAGCAGAGACAGGGAGTGTTTCAGCACAGAAGAAGTCGATGATGAAAGCGTGAAGGGTGTAGTTTTGGGATATGGAGCTGAGAGCTTGGT is part of the Cannabis sativa cultivar Pink pepper isolate KNU-18-1 chromosome 5, ASM2916894v1, whole genome shotgun sequence genome and encodes:
- the LOC115715743 gene encoding UDP-glycosyltransferase 88A1; translation: MDPAIVLYPAPAIGHLISMVELGKLILTFKPSLSIQIIITTAPYNSGDTAPYIATVTATIPSITFHHLPQPTSFPPSISASSLHHENILFELTTFNKSAVHQALSSISQNYTLHAFIIDFFCAETLPVSAQLKIPCFIFYTSAASNLAAFLYLPTLHGNTMKSFKDQNILLDIPGVPPMPSSDMGKPLLDRRDKAYDQFLACANYLCESTGIIVNTFDSLEPTAIKAMLDGSCVPEGRTPPIHCIGPLILTKEGKRNVRSESLTWLDSQPSRSVVFLCFGSLGSFTVDQLREIAVGLEKSRQRFLWVVRSPVSVANSGLPDPDLDSLLPYGFLDRTKEKGMVVKNWVEQVEVLSHDSVGGFVSHCGWNSVLEAVCAGVPMVAWPLYAEQRFNRVVLVEEIKIAVPMNECEDGFVSSHEVEKRVNELMNSERGESVRSRVVRMKNEAKAAMANGGSSQVALTKLIEPWK